A window of Cytobacillus sp. FSL H8-0458 genomic DNA:
CCACCTCTTACAAGCACAAGACGAGCCTCCCGGAAAGGCGTCCTTTGCCTTTTTGGGAGGCTCTGCTTGTGACCTCGAGGGGGTATGCGCTGGAGCTAGACAGTTAACAGAGCGGATAACCTCCGCCCTGCTTGATCAGCTTGCTTTTTCCTCTGCTGGCACTTCCTGTTTTTCCTTGGAAAGGAACCATCCAGCTACTGCGATACCGATTAAGACTGCATAGAAAGTAACCTTCCATTCAGTCGACTTGGCAAACCCTTCAGGCAGGATCGCGAGTGCCGGATGGGACATTGTATAGACAGCCAGTTTAACACCAACCCAGCCGACAATTCCAAAAGCTGCAATCTCAAGCCCCGGTCTTCTGTGAAGCAGATCCACAAAGAGGTTTGCAGCAAAACGCATAATAATCAAGCCGATCATACCGCCGGCAAAGATGACAAAGAACTTTCCGCCGTCAAGACCGCCTACATGGCCAAGCCCTGAATCCGGAAGAGCTACAGCCAATGCGACTGCTGCCAGAATAGAGTCTACAGCGAAAGCAATATCAGCAAGCTCTACTTTAAAAACCGTCAGCCAAAAGCCAGATTGCTTTTTTGGTTTAGTGTCCCCTGCTTCTTCCTCGCCTTTTTTCACAAGAAACTTTCTTAATATATGATTGGCCGCAATGAACAGAAGATATAGTGCTCCAATCGCTTGAACCTGCCATACGTCAACTAAATAAGAAATCGCAAATAAGGATCCAAAGCGGAATATAAAGGCTCCTGCCAAACCGTAGAATAAAGCTTTTTTCCTCTGCTCCTCCGGAAGGTGCTTAACCATAATCGCCAGCACCAGCGCGTTATCAGCAGCCAATAAACCCTCCAGCGCCACAAGCAGCAGCAACACCCATCCATACTCAAGTATTAGTGATAATTCCATCTAAGCACCCTCCCTTATTTCACCTTTGTGTATTTTTCGTCTAAACGCTTTTCAATTTTCGCCAGCAATTCCTGATCTCTCAGTAGCTCTTCTTTGTTTTTCTTAATTAATTCAGCAAATGATATCTTAGCTTTTTTCATTTCGGTCTCCTTTCATTCTATTTTTTTAAGTATTGAAAGCTTCGCACTGTTTCCCTGCAGTTATGTCGATTGAGGATTTTCATTGCCAAATATCAGGCAATAAAAAAACCTCTACCAGCAAGCGGTAAAGGTTTTAAAAAACAAAAAAGACCTTTACCCGAAACAGGCAAAGGTCTTGCTAACAACGTTTAGGTTGCCAACAAAGCCGGGAGCTCTTAACTCCGAAATGACGACTCTGCTGTAAAAGCTACTCCCCTTTAGGAGAAACTATTCAACTATTTAAATTAATCATATTCCATTTTGTTCATAATGTCAATGCTTATGCAAATCGGTAATAAATTAAAATGAATGTCGCAAGGACGAAAATAAAGTTTAGGAATACAAACACAAATTGATCTGCTTTAGTTTTATGCAGCTTGATCGGCGGGTTATAGAAAGACACCCCTTCAATGATGAAAATAATCAGCACAATATGGATCATAAAATGCCCAATCACTTCTGTCATGCCAAACAGCATTGTGGTAGTGATGAAAATAACTGTCACAACGAAACCAACTACACGGTTAAGAATCCCTACTACAAGAAGGTAACCGACTACAAACTCAAT
This region includes:
- a CDS encoding TerC family protein; its protein translation is MELSLILEYGWVLLLLVALEGLLAADNALVLAIMVKHLPEEQRKKALFYGLAGAFIFRFGSLFAISYLVDVWQVQAIGALYLLFIAANHILRKFLVKKGEEEAGDTKPKKQSGFWLTVFKVELADIAFAVDSILAAVALAVALPDSGLGHVGGLDGGKFFVIFAGGMIGLIIMRFAANLFVDLLHRRPGLEIAAFGIVGWVGVKLAVYTMSHPALAILPEGFAKSTEWKVTFYAVLIGIAVAGWFLSKEKQEVPAEEKAS
- a CDS encoding FbpB family small basic protein, coding for MKKAKISFAELIKKNKEELLRDQELLAKIEKRLDEKYTKVK